The Ktedonobacterales bacterium region CGTGATGAACTGCGCGGGGCGGGCATCAGCAACAGTGTGCGCGCTGAGCGCGGCGATGATATTGCCGCTGCCTGCGGCCAGTTGAAGACCAGAGAAAAAGTGAGGACTCAAGAACTGGCGCGCTCTTGAGTCCTCTCCTTGTTGCTCAATCTACTGCTCAATAAAGCGGTTCTGCTGCAAACGTCGCTAACGGGCCTTGGGTACTTTGTTCATGGTACGCAGGCAGCGTGTGCAGATATTGACATACTGCGTGACGCCATTGATTGGCAGGCGGCGGTGCTGAACATTCACCACAAATCGCCGGTTGGTATGACGTTTCGAGTGACTGACATTGCTTCCGTACTGCGGCTTTCGCAGACAGACATCGCAGCGTCCGGCAGCCATACTCTCCACCCCCTTTACTTTGATTGCTGTTATCCTGTATGATGCACTTCGAGAGTATACCATCTCTCTGCTCGTGAGGCAAGAGCATCTGGCGGCAGGGCGAATTACTCAGGTGCGCCCCCCATCTCACCAATGCTCCTGTCCTACTTGCACCATACCTGTAACACCTTCTGGTAAGGTAGGGTTGTCTATTTATGCAAATGTCACAAACTGAGCAGACAGCAGAGCAGCGCCAGCGTCGCGGCAAAATAGAGGTTTCTCCCCAGGCCATTGGAACCATTGCTGGCCGCGCGGTCAGCGAATGCTATGGCGTTGTGGGGATCGCTGGTAAACGGCTGCGCAATGGGGCGGCGGAATTGTTGCCTGCGGAACGCTATCATCAAGGTATTGAAGTCCAGTTTAGTAACGAGCAAATCATTATTGATCTCTATGTGGTTCTGGAGTATGGCCTGCGCATCTCGGAAATTGCTCATAACATCATGGGCAACGTGAAGTTTGCCGTAGAAAAGATGCTTGGGGTACCCGTTGTCCAGGTGAATGTGAACGTGCAGGGGTTGAGGGTCAGCGCGCCCGATGCCCGCTGACCCTTCGTATGGCATCAGGTGTGCGCGCCGGGACAGTATCCTGGGTGTGGTATCACCAGAGCAGCATTTGCCAGTATCATCAAAGGAGCGTTAAGAGAGAGGTCAGGCGCTATCCTGGTCGAGCCTTACGCTCGCCTCCTCTCTTCAGAAGTTGGGTATGGAGAATACGAGTCGCAGGATTTCCCGTCCCCGTCGGATCAGCGTTTTTGATGGTCAGGACTTGAAGCAGGCATTGCTCGCTGGAGCGTCCTGGCTGGAGCAGCATCGTGAGATCATTAACGCGCTGAATGTCTTCCCGGTCCCTGATGGGGACACAGGGACTAATATGTCGGCAACGATGCGCGCAGCGGTCAAAGAGATTGCCGAAGCAAACGATAGCTCGGCAGCGGTGATTGCTGAAAAACTGGCGCGTGGCGCCTTGATGGGCGCGCGCGGCAATTCTGGCGTCATCCTGTCGCAAATCCTGCGCGGGCTGGCGCAGGGGCTGGATAAAAAGAACACCTTTACCGCGCATGATCTGGCTGGCGCGTTTCAAGAAGCGTCAAAACTTGCCTATCGCGCCGTCATTCGGCCCGTGGAGGGAACGATCTTGACTGTGATTCGTGAGGTGGCCGAGGCGGCGCAGCATGGCGCGGGACAGGGAGAAGATATTGTCGTTCAGATGCAAGAGATTGTAACTGCTGCCCGCCAAGCGGTGGCAAAAACGCCTGATCTTCTGCCTACACTGAAGCAGGCGGGAGTAGTTGATGCTGGCGGGCAAGGACTGGCTATGCTGCTGGAGGGCATGTGGCGTTCTACGCGCGGCGAGGCGATTCAAGCCATCGTGGCCGAAGCGCCAAAGCAGCAAACAGAAGTGAAAAAAGGGCGTGTCTCGGTTGAAGAAGAGTTTGGCTATGAGGTGGTCTTTCTGCTGCGCGGTCAGAACCTGAACGTCGAGGACATCCGCAATACCATTACCAGGATGGGGGGCGTCTCTACCGTCGTGGCAGGCGATGCAAAACTACTCAAGGTTCATACTCATACACTGACCCCTGGCAAGATTCTGGATTATGGTGTGGGCCTGGGCAGCCTGATGGATATTAATATCGAGAATCTTCAAGAACAAAGTTTGCGCTATGAGGCAGAGAGCAAGGCTGAGCATGCAGGGGAAGATGGGCAGGCGACGGGCGCTGCCGATGCAGAGGGCGTCGG contains the following coding sequences:
- the rpmB gene encoding 50S ribosomal protein L28; the encoded protein is MAAGRCDVCLRKPQYGSNVSHSKRHTNRRFVVNVQHRRLPINGVTQYVNICTRCLRTMNKVPKAR
- a CDS encoding Asp23/Gls24 family envelope stress response protein, encoding MQMSQTEQTAEQRQRRGKIEVSPQAIGTIAGRAVSECYGVVGIAGKRLRNGAAELLPAERYHQGIEVQFSNEQIIIDLYVVLEYGLRISEIAHNIMGNVKFAVEKMLGVPVVQVNVNVQGLRVSAPDAR
- a CDS encoding DAK2 domain-containing protein, with amino-acid sequence MENTSRRISRPRRISVFDGQDLKQALLAGASWLEQHREIINALNVFPVPDGDTGTNMSATMRAAVKEIAEANDSSAAVIAEKLARGALMGARGNSGVILSQILRGLAQGLDKKNTFTAHDLAGAFQEASKLAYRAVIRPVEGTILTVIREVAEAAQHGAGQGEDIVVQMQEIVTAARQAVAKTPDLLPTLKQAGVVDAGGQGLAMLLEGMWRSTRGEAIQAIVAEAPKQQTEVKKGRVSVEEEFGYEVVFLLRGQNLNVEDIRNTITRMGGVSTVVAGDAKLLKVHTHTLTPGKILDYGVGLGSLMDINIENLQEQSLRYEAESKAEHAGEDGQATGAADAEGVGRELGEIATVVVAAGEGWVKLFESLGVGAIVPGGQTMNPSTQELLAAVEQVASPKVILLPNNGNVILSARQVPDLTEKEVHVVPTDTMPEGVSALLAFNYEADFNTICATMDGAAKRVQTAEITTAVRTVQINGLHVQEGDIIGLLNGHLVVADTEMLAVIRDTLQRMKAEQYEIFTLYYGEEITSEQADATARQIKSWYPAQEIEVLSGGQPYYAYILSAE